A stretch of Gasterosteus aculeatus chromosome 4, fGasAcu3.hap1.1, whole genome shotgun sequence DNA encodes these proteins:
- the tsc22d3 gene encoding TSC22 domain family protein 3 isoform X2 yields MSAEMFGKTPMEVAVYQLHNFSISFFSSLLGGDVVSVKLDNSASGASVVAIDNKIEQAMDLVKNHLMYAVREEVEVLKEQIKELAEKNNQLERENYLLKNLASPEQMEKFQSRIPADALLPLDNRSAQVTPEHLLQPRGLGAGSAV; encoded by the exons ATGAGCGCGGAGATGTTCGGCAAAACGCCCATGGAGGTGGCCGTGTACCAGTTACACAacttctccatctccttcttctcctcgttGCTCGGAGGAGACGTGGTATCGGTGAAACTTGACAATAG TGCCTCTGGTGCTAGCGTGGTGGCCATCGACAACAAGATCGAGCAGGCGATG GATCTTGTCAAGAACCACCTGATGTATGCGGTgcgtgaggaggtggaggtcctCAAAGAGCAGATCAAAGAGCTGGCGGAGAAGAACAACCAGCTGGAACGGGAGAACTACCTGCTGAAGAACCTGGCCAGTCCCGAGCAGATGGAGAAGTTCCAGTCCCGCATCCCGGCAGACGCTCTGTTACCGCTGGACAATCGGAGCGCCCAGGTGACCCCGGAGCACCTGCTGCAGCCCCGCGGCCTCGGCGCTGGCTCCGCTGTATAA